A genome region from Brassica oleracea var. oleracea cultivar TO1000 chromosome C2, BOL, whole genome shotgun sequence includes the following:
- the LOC106327360 gene encoding probable receptor-like protein kinase At5g39030: MRKRKTSNAQRRKNLEALTPLKHYRYREVKRFTNSFACVVGKGGFGTVYKGNLPDGRKVAVKVLKDTKSNGEEDFINEVVSMSQTSHVNIVSLVGFCYEGSKRMIVYEFLENGSLDQFISTRASSVAEWRRRLYYILLGVARDLEYLHYGCKTRIVHFDIKPQNVLLDSNLCPKVSDFGLAKLCEKKESIMSLLDTRGTIGYIAPEMISRVYGGVSHKSDVYSYGMLVLEMIGATNKDTVKNTTSNTSSIYFPDWIYNDLENEQQNRIYGDDLTKEEEEITKKMVLVALWCIQSYPSNRPSMNRVVEMMEGSLDALDVPPRPIFQIPMAPLRESSTLSGDISVYIEE, translated from the coding sequence ATGAGAAAGAGGAAAACATCAAATGCTCAGAGAAGAAAAAACCTCGAGGCTCTTACCCCGTTGAAGCATTATCGTTACCGTGAAGTGAAGAGGTTTACAAACTCATTTGCTTGTGTAGTTGGGAAAGGAGGATTTGGAACTGTTTACAAAGGAAACCTTCCTGATGGCCGTAAGGTCGCTGTGAAGGTTTTGAAGGACACAAAGAGCAATGGTGAAGAAGACTTCATCAACGAAGTCGTCAGTATGAGCCAAACATCTCATGTTAACATTGTTTCTTTGGTTGGATTCTGCTATGAAGGATCCAAAAGAATGATTGTTTATGAATTTCTAGAGAATGGGTCTTTGGATCAATTTATCTCCACAAGAGCCTCGTCAGTTGCTGAATGGAGAAGAAGGCTATACTATATTTTACTAGGAGTTGCTCGTGATCTTGAGTACTTACACTATGGCTGCAAAACAAGGATTGTGCATTTCGACATTAAACCACAGAACGTGTTGTTGGATTCCAACCTTTGCCCCAAAGTTTCTGACTTTGGCCTCGCTAAGCTCTGCGAGAAGAAAGAGAGCATCATGTCACTGTTGGACACAAGAGGGACAATAGGGTACATTGCGCCAGAGATGATCTCCAGAGTTTATGGTGGTGTTTCTCACAAGTCAGATGTCTATAGCTATGGAATGTTGGTACTTGAGATGATTGGTGCAACAAACAAAGACACAGTCAAAAACACTACCTCAAATACTAGCTCGATTTATTTCCCAGATTGGATCTATAATGATCTTGAAAATGAACAGCAGAATAGGATTTATGGGGATGACCTAACCAAAGAAGAAGAAGAAATCACGAAGAAGATGGTCTTGGTGGCTCTGTGGTGTATCCAGTCTTATCCATCAAATCGACCATCCATGAACAGAGTTGTAGAGATGATGGAAGGGAGTTTGGATGCTCTTGATGTCCCTCCTAGGCCTATTTTTCAAATTCCCATGGCGCCTCTTCGAGAATCTTCGACACTTTCAGGGGATATTTCGGTTTACATAGAAGAATGA